GTGAAATTGATATCTCTACTTCTAAGCAGCATGTCTATCAGTAACTACAATTAGCCAGAGGTCATTGCCATAGCCACCAGTGATCCGTGACCACTTATagccccctcctccctccctcgttctctctctttccctgtccTTGTTTTTCTGGGTCCCTGAGAAGCAATAACCAACATGTTGGCCTGTGGACATGCATCACCAACCACTGAACCTTGATTATCTAAATGTCTGTATCAGCCGGtcaccacaacacacagacatggagtgtttgtgtttttgagtcCAGGGAGTCCCCGTATGTAGCAAAGGATCTGTTATTTGTTGCGGATGGCTGATCTGAGTAATGGCACGGCAGATCAGAGTAGCAAGGCCCCGTGGGAGTGATAAGTCATTCGAAAAACTTCTTGCATGTACACACACCCTGCCTtcggaaaacacacacacacacccaggcCTCAGGCCCAGACACAGTACGCCCGCGACCCTTTTACTGTTCAAGTTAACGAGGCCTTCAGGCTTGTCACACCAGCTGAGGATCGGGTCTAGAGTTGCACCACTGCAGGCTGCTTTCTGTGAGGGCGGCAGCAAGACAGAGGGTCTTAACTAAAGACCTATGAAGACCTGTCTGATCTTTATCATGAACCATTTTCAGACCACAGGCCGTTCAAACATGCATGCAGAgagtgttagagagagagagagggctaAACATGCTTCAACAAAGTTGTGACTAATCATAATTGTGTAGGTGGAAGGAGGAGGTGTGTTTGATTGCAGAGGGATGGACAGACTGTCCATCACTTCAAACTGAGAGGTCTGATATGAACTTAATGAGGCTGACATTTCTGAGTTTTGGAGACATCTCAATAATTACTGGATGAATTCCAATGAAATGtgacacaaatatacagtataacataataaaaaaaacttttgtgATTGACTTAAAGTAAAGTATCTCAACATCTGCACAACAGATCACAGACATCTGGTGGTCTTCACAGGATGAACCTGGTAACCACGGGATGAATCCCCTGATGTCAACAGGAACGTGATTAACCAACCTGTTTGCTTAATGCACAAGTTCACATGACGTGTTGTTGAGATTTGCCAGCAGTGCATGGCATCCCTACAGTTACCCAACACCGTTCTCATAGGTACAGAGAGATGTTTACATGGTCATATGGATCTTTGTGGACGTTTACCTTCAGCATTAGTCTGATAAGGAAACTACAGCTCACACTGGAAATGCTGCACACACCTGTAAATCTCAACTACACAATTCATATTTGCAGTTCATCAGACCTTTATCACCCAGTAGGGCTTCATCCACATGAAATGCAGATTGTACGTGTTTGCTGGTGATGACCCTGACATGAAAGTATGTCAGCACACGCCTTCATACAACGTCTTGGCATTTCGCCTGTGCATGTTGGAAGACTCGCATACACAAAAGTATGTTCCAGGCTCAAGGCAGTAGCATGTGGTTCAACACGCAGCACATACAGGTGACAGAGATTCATTTGGACGGTGTGAAATCCAACCCGACTTCACACTGAGACTGTAAACTCAATGGACTGATCTCTGTGAAGGTACCTAACTCAGCTGAGAGGAGACGCAGAGGCCTAACAGACCTCCTGACCTCACTGTACTGACAGCCTGAGAAGCCTGGAGAAGAGTAGAGagcgcgagagagagagagagagggagcgaatGACAGACAGGGACACAAAGGGAGCGAATAGaaaggcagcagcagaaagggGATGAAAGGGAatgtgagagaaagaggtaaTGGCAGATTAGACGGGAACCGAGCAAGTGTAAaggagagtgaaagagaaagaacgCAGGAAGGGGGAGCAACTTGTCTGGCTCAGATGGAGTCAATATTTGCTCCATTCCACCAATCCTGTGCCAGGGTCCAGATCAAAGTAGGGCGTGTGTGTGCTATGAAAAGGGTGCAGAGTGCCAGAGAAGAAACTGGCTGACATCTCTACAGTCTGGTCTGGATGAAGCTGAGAGCTCCaagaggctttttttttcactaaCACAGTTTGATTTGAACTGGACTTCTGAGAAGCTGTAAGCACATGTTCAAAGATAAATGCACCTCAGGTGGAAAATTACTGtgaaaaagagaacaaagagaaaaaactgtaGCTCTAAAATGGGTAAAAGAGGGAGACGGGACGATGGATTGGTGTAGCGCTCTAATGAGGAGTTACAGTCGTCACTGGCGAGACAAggacatgagagagagagagagagagagagagaggtcagcTCAGTTGGACCCTAATTGGCTGACAAATCTGCTGAAATAACCTTGTTCCAATTATTCAGACAAAGAGCAATTGTTGCCCATTCAGAGAAGCCACTGGGCCAGGTATGTTCACATAACAACAAACaggatttctgtctgtgtgaacgAGCTTGTACGGTATGGCCTGGCACGGCTCACACATGTTTGGCTTCAGGAGGGACTGGGCCACCAGAGACGGAGCAGAGTGACGCAGATGGGTGATAAGTACACCGGTATGCTTATGGCTGATTCGTTACAGACTACTGGGAACTGTACTGCAGCCTCTATTACAACCACTGGTGCTGCTGATGAATTCCTGTCACGAAGATCAGTCAtgcattgtcattgtcattcaCTTTTCATTAATATTGTAAGTTCTGTTAAACTCCCAACAAGGGACCCTGCAGCCACGCTAGCAGTTCTGCGAGGTTGTTCCACTTATTATGCAGAAAATCAAAGAGTCACATGAAAAACCAAAGTaatataacagtaataatatgtataatacAGCAATTGTCAAAACAAAGTTTAGTATTGCACTGAAATGAGAACATGTTGCATGGTCATTCATTCTTCCAACAGTGGTCTTTGAGAAATGAACTCTGAACTACAAATGttaagctgctgctggtggtgattattcttattctttctGGCAGGTAGACAGAACTTAGATGTTGTTAGCAATTGCAGAGCTGGGGAAAAGCTGGAAAACTAGGCTAATCTATTGAGGAAAAGTATTATCATTAGCAAACCACTGTTTGTTCTACTTTTATATTTGTGGTTTACCAACAATgataaaattaaagcaaatcaAAAGCTCCTTCCTGTGGATTCGATGTGCATATTAAAAACCATATCCACGTTTACCCACAGTACAGATGTAAGAAGAGTCTCAACCAACTGCTATGTTGAGGGGCCCAGGTCCATGACAGAGTCTCAAGACTGGATAATAGGACTCTAGGGGAGGCCTCAACCAGTTCAGCTGATACTGTGCATATTCCCACACAAATTAGCATTTAATCCAATCGCACCAACAAATGAACCAAGGTGAATTCGGGGAGTGCAGGGCCCCTAGGTGACGGGGCCTCGATGCAGCAGTGGTTTGGATCAACAGAGGCAAATCTCCCTAAATATCATATGAGGTCAATATACTATGTGAAACACGTGTGTTATGCAATATAGGATAAATAGTtgtttaaaggaatagttcaacagTTTAGTATCACTTTGAGTTATAAACCCATCAGATTTACACAGTTTTCTAATAAGTAGTGTCTAAAAAGCCcagcatgttgtttttaacattcAGAATAAGCCATGAAGATGTGAGTCCTGTGTTATAAAACATGAactcattcaaacacacatgtacaaactaAGATTTTAACTCGCTGTCAGacatatttaactttaaagttgttaaaataaatagttatATTTCTACAGTTATGAAACAGttgactttcaaaataaaaccctgCAACATTTCAGCCTGACATTGCGTGAAGCGGTCGGTCCGTCTCTCCTCCATGCAGCCAGGTTTAAGTTACCCTGCAAAAGCAGGAATCTAGAAACAACCTGAGGTCAAAGTCTGAGGTCAGTTTCTTTTGCTTATACTCCCCAAGGCTTTGCGAGTGTCTGCAGAGCGTGCTGATAacaagaaaaaggagagaatgCCTTCACAGCACGCACTGGACCCAGTTGCAGGACTGGATTTCTGAATGaaccctgaaaaacaaaatcagttgCAGCTTCAACAAAGTTGGAAATAaagtaatgttgttttttaattacacGATCCACTGTTACATTTTATCACAAGAAAACGTTTTCAACTTTCTGTAGCAACTGTTAtctttaataatatttattgcaTGATTGTGCCGTGATAGATGAGTGTGTCTTACTTTCCAGTAAATATCACATAATTTAGACTCCGCTCACATCCAAAATGTGGGATTTCTAGTTACataagcaaaaataaatcaacccATACAGGTATCACTTCTCGGTTTTGATTGCTCCTTGGATGTACATTTACTGCATCCCTCATGATCAGgttgtgttttgcagtttttcctCTCAGGAGTCTTGATTTCTTGAGTCTGCTCTGGTTCTTTTGTACGATTGGAGAGAGTACAAGCAGCAGAGTGGGATATCGGAGCACGGGCGTCTTCCACATGGGTTGGCACCAAGTCATGGACGCAAATTCAAAACTGATGCTTTCGTTTCTTCACTCATTCTCATAAAAACTGCAGGAATTTACAGTGAGCTGCTGAggcaaatgtaaatatttgttaattTGCCTCGGAGTTGGTTTATTCTCTTTGCTTACTAAATTGCCTGAGAGTCAACATGACCTCTGACAGTCCCCTGAACCTAGAGAGCGGTTCAACAGGTTGGCTAGAACAATAAACCACAtgtctctctctacacacacagtttcacgATTGTAAGGCGACCATCTTACTCTGGCCTCTGTCTGCTCCCTCTTCTCTCTAGGTATCCTGCTCCGATGGGAACAGGATAGGAAATCAGGTCAGCTGTGTGTTAAGCATAGCAGACATACTTGGGAGCAGACTGAGGCCAGGCTGAGACTGTACACTACTGAGTGCTGAGTTATGACttatctgtgtgtctttgtgaagaGACGCAGTCGCCAGCTCAGCGTGAGCATGTGCGTGCAGGAGCATCCATTActtgtaaattaatttaaagccAAGCGCAAGCACACGTCTAAATCAAAGGAACTGCACGCTGGTGGATTAGAGCGGAGCCTGGTTGACGGGttaagaggaagagagagcagcCAGATCAAATAAGGAGCAACATACCCAGAAACTTTTTGGAGAGTTGGGACTGAGCTGGGCAAAGTTACTGGACCCcgaagagagagacagagagagagaagggaaaagagagatggagagggagttGGTGAGCAAGCAGGGCCAAGCAGTGCGGGTGGGCTGAGGTTTTGGGGTTGAAACAGAAAGCTTTGTGAAAGTGTATTCctccattttacatttagaagaaagcctttttttttttattgttgctcAGTAGATTACACAAGCAAATGATCTGCACACGGCcgcattgtgtgttttttgtgtttgtgcagcagagTGCAGCAGTGCTGTCATATAGTTGGATGAAACACATCTAGCCTTGGCTCACCTGTTTAACAGGGTAATCAGTCCGAATGATCTAGTGATATTCCCTCAGGTGGTCATTTACAAGCCCGTATCCAAACAGTGCcgacttacacacacacacacacacaaacacacaaagacactggAAACTGAAGGGAGGGGAAATGCACCATTACTGCAGGCATGTTAAAGAATCCAaatcagtgtgtatgtgtggtaaAAAGAGGTCACTGGGGGGTCTTGACCACTGGGTCCCTGTCACTGTTTGGCTTTAAGCCTCTCAGACCTCCTGTTATTGTTTTCAGTGGCTTCACTTTCTAAGGCCGCCTTGGCACTGATCacgtttctctctctgctcacacactctcttttatttcttgcccttactcactcacacacacacacacacacacacacacacacacacacacacacacacacacacacacacacatacagaggggTTATTTATAACAGGGTGGAAGGGAAAGGCAGCCCGGCCTCACAGGCCCTATTTTGGGAGGTTCAGCCTTCAATCAGTCAGGCTGACAGCTTCTCTGTGATACCAGGAGAACAATGCAGAGCAGCCTGTTTATCTTTCTCTGACCAGCCAGAGAGGCTCTGCCTCCCTGCTTGGGTCACCATCACCCTGCCTCCCTTCGGGAAAAACGTGATTTCCAAGACAATAGTGATTTCAGAATGTGCCACTTTACAACCAGTCCCGGGATCccgaaatgtttttttataggGAGATATGTTTCTGCAGGCACTGTCATTGTTCACATGCTTTTTAATGTGGAGTAGATTTACAAACCCCCGAAGATAAGTATCCACTGATATTCTAAATAAGCAAAAGTGAATCtttaaataatgttcattaataCTCTACTACTAATACGGTACTGTTTTAACAAATGTTGTTAAAAGCTGATACTTTTCTCTGTCATACAGTAAACTGAACATCTTTGGGTTTGGACATTTTTgcagtacagtaaattaaaaagggCCTGATGTATAAAACATCCTCATCATATTCTGAAATCCTCACATCTGCATCAATGATAAAAACGCAGAGAGAACTAAATTTCCAACACTTGAATGAGATACCTTAATGACTTCCAAGACATTGGCATTAATATATATGACAGCCAAGAAATAAAGCTGTGGGAAAACAGCGGGTCCTCTAATACATGGACAGTTCTTTATCGTTTTCCCATGCAGACTCAGTCTTTGCTCTTTTGTTACGCCACTCCAGATATCATCTATGTCTCCCTGAATGAATTCTTTAGTAAACGGGGCTTTTTTGATTGTCCCCACAGCAgctctctcactctccttctctctcttttctttttttttttttttttggtaaatcCCTTCAACTAAATATAATCTTTGAACTCGGAGCAGCACCAGTTAGACGAAGcagttctttgtgtgtgtttgtacacagaGGACAGATAGCAGGGAAGAGGGTGGAAATGCAGCGGGGAAGTGAGGAGGGTGAAGGTGCCTGATATTGTTATCTGTTAAGTCAAGATTTCAGGAGTGTTTACTGGAACTAATGGTCCGTGTCATCACTACGCAACTACTGTGCAATGTTGGCCGGTGCCCTCAGAGGTGTATTCTATCTCTAGATTTTGTGCAAAGTCTGCAACAGAAAAGTGAAGGTTTACTACAAACACCACAGAGGGTACATTTTGCAAAAATGTTCActtcatatatttattattttcttgatttACACATTAATCATCTCTATCCATGTATAAACGGCTTATTCTGCCAACCACTAACCCAAAGTTACTCAGTTTACAAATACACATGGCAAATAACTCACGTCGGTCTGCGCTGTACTTGTTATTTTGGGTGCACTTATCCTTTAAAAATCATCCAGTTGTGCCTTCTGTTAACAGCTTTGCTGTAATTCTCCTTCTTAGGTCAAATTAGTGTTTTTTCTGCTCTACACAGGCTCAGTTAATGTGACAACTTCATAATCGCTGAAATATTAAATCCACAGGTTAAATTTAGTTTCAGTCGAATGTGGACTGGAGACAGTTTGATTTGACCAGAGTGCTGCAAACAGCAGGAGTTTCATTGTGAACCGGCCTCGCCTTTCTTCCTTAGCGCCCAATTATCTCGGAAAGAACTAAACACAGGATCCACTCCACCTGTGTCACCATCAGCTCTGATGGAGCGGCTGCTTTTGTCCAGCCCGCTCGGTTCATTGTGTCGAAGCCGACACCTCCTGagctccctctccctctgggTCACTGTTGTGACTGATGTCTTTTCCATCCTGCTGCCCTCTctaaattaaaaaggaaaaacttccAGCCCTTTTGACCTTTACCTTGACTTGGCTGTTTCCactaaacacacatgaaaacacacagcccTGACACTGCTGCTCCCTTCCTATTTTAGTCAAATCCCCCTGCATGTCCTCCTTTTCTTCCACTCTTTTAAAGGTAtgcctgcttttcttttctgataTCATGACACAGACTTACATAAGCaagggggggaggaggaggggggataTTTAATGGATTTTAGTGAACAAATCACATCTGTAGCTGAGTAATGTTGATATTAGCCTGATTGTGATCTTAAAACAACCTGAAATCTTCCCTGTACTGTTTAGGACACAGTCTTATCTGCTAAAACGAGAACCAGGCGAACAAATGAGTGGAGAACAGGCACTTCTTATAGACTTTTATTACAAATTTCACACAAAGCTCAAGTATAACAGCttgaacatgtaaaacaaacagtaattaCATCAGTGACTTTATTTCCTGGACTTTTTTTTCCTATCAGAATTCATTCTCGTTGCTCCTGGAGTCTCTTAGCTGTGTGAGGGATGTCAGCAGCTCCTCCGTCGGCCTCCTCCCCAGCTGTTTGCCCCCTCTGCTCCTTACATTCACTGTTCCACTTTCGCTTTCCTTGTCCCCCACCACTGGAGACAAACaggcaacagaaaacacataaGGTTACAAGTGAGTTTGAgatgtaataaattaaaacgCAACAACAGGCTGAATAGTTAGTGATGTTGCCTCTTTCCAGTCTTTTTACCAAATATGTAGTTGTACTGGGCCAGCTGAGCAGAGCGAATCTTCTTATTTAAGGTTGCTCCCTGATCCTCATTCAAATCAACCATGAAGCCAGCTTCATGGAACTGCTGGACCACCTtaacagagcagagaggtgcTTCATTTCAGATTGTATCAGTGCTCACTTTAACAAGCCAATGTAtaacagcagaggaaaaaaagtcacaaagaTGTCTGCAGAAGCACCACAAGGAAACCTTCATCACAGACTGACCTGCTTGGCGTATGACTCACTGTTGCCTCCCACTGGAATAACCATGATCTGCGCTGGGGACAGCCACAGTGGCCTGGATGAGGTGAAGACAGAGAGGTGACGGGCTGCACAGTATCCCTACAGCCTGATAAAAAGGTATTAATGTGTTCTCACCATTTCCCTCCAAAGTTTTCAGCCAGTATAGCGATCATTCTCTCCAGTGATCCCAGCACCGCTCTGTGGATCATCACTGGTCTGTGCAGCTGTCCGTCTTGTCTGAGACAAAGGTTAAattgttattaatattgtttttatgatttttgcATCAATGCATATTTGCTGGATAAACCACAAACAGACTTCTTGTCTAGTTATTTCATAAATggattttcattgtttttttccagacaaTGTGCTACATCTTGAAAGTACATTAATGCTGCAATATAAACTTGAAATGAGTTGTGTGTGTTCCACTTTGGAGGTTGTAGGTCTGAGGCATGAACAGGGAGTCTGTGCTACCTTAATTCAATAAAAGACAAATCTTTCATGATCAAATCAGGTCCCTGTGAAGTTAGATTACTGGTTATTGACCTTGAGTAATTTCCTGAGCACTTACAGGACAGAAGGTACAGActcaaatcagtgttttgtgAGCGACTCACCCGACGTACTGAAGGTCGAACCTGATAGGCAGCTGGAAGTCTAACTGAATTGTGGCGCACTGGTGTTGTCTGCCAATTGCGTCTTTGATTTGGATGTCGATCTGTGATGAAGCATGTGGCAGTGTGTTAGTACCAGaccttgtttctcttttccatcCTGGATTGACCAATCCGCGTTGGGAACTCAGAGACGCTGCTGGGGACAAGCTGCATACTTGTGGTCAGTAATGGTTACACATGGGTTTCCAAGAGAAGCTGATCTAGCTAATTGTGGCTAACACACCCTAGCGAGATGGCTTTGaggaatgtttgtttgtttcatggagcatgtttgtgtgtgtctaaccCCACCCTGTCTTGACCCACCTCCACTCCCTGTGCCTCCGCGTGAGCTTGATCATGAAATGTTTGCCTGAAGCTGATTTCCTCTTGATGTTTACTGActtgatgaaaaatgaaaattgcCTCAAAGAAAACCAAAGTCACTCTCAAGTTACACAACTTCTTtccaacaaaaacacttgaGAGCTACGTGCTGCAGAAGCTCACAgcacacctgtacaatctaatgcaatccaacacagcagctcttctACTTTTACGTTACAATCTCTCAGTCTTTGTATAAAAGAGCTTTAAAGATGGTGGTGCAGGAAAGCGCCAACAGCATCATTCAGATCTCAAACAGAAGCAACAATGATCCTGTAAGAATGAGTTCAAATGAGACCAGGGAGGTTTCTACATGCTACTTTTGTTTTGGGGGAAATGCCTATTAGACTTTTAGTACAGCAAACATGAAGCAACAGCTACAGCAAGTAGACAGCTTAAACTGCAGACTGGCTGTGACTTGTTTAATATGTAGAAAAAGTCTTGTTGTCACTGTATCAAATAACCAGTTATAAGAAAAATGTGCTGTGTACACACTCTTAGTCAGCTGCCTGTGGTATGAGAGTGTTATCAGacttctcatctaactctccACAGCGATAATAATGGTTGAAGTGAGTGAAGACTGGAGATGTTCTGTCTGCAGGTTCTGAGATTAACATTttatacttgtgtgtgtgtcctacatGTTTGCCTTCCCACTGACCTTTGGCCCATAGAAGGCTCCGTCTCCTGGATTCAACTCCCAGCGCTCACCAAACTGCTGCAGACTCCTCTCTAACTGctgttaaaatacacacacacagtaagttaGAAGGCGTCGTAAGCACATTAGTGTATATTATGATGGCCTTGTCGGtgcttgggtgtgtgtgtgtgtgtataagaaGTGTGGGAGCATGGAACCATAATGCTCAAATACACTCAACTGAATCAGCTTAAATTGCCGCTGTGCCCATTTAAGGAAAGGATAACTAGGGATTTAGAGATATACACTCCCcgaacagtgaggccagttcttttatttttgctgtagattgaaaacatttgggtttaaaaatcaaaagatgaagatgagacaaaagatcagcATTTCAGCtattatttccaggtgtttatgtctggatCTGATTCGTTCCAGTACTCTTGGAGGGGAGTGTACATCTACCCAGCAGCTTTTCTATGGGAAAGTTCCTTACACCTTACAGTGTATACAACATTTGAACAGCTGGCTCTGTCTGGGACTACGTCCGATTTGAGCATACCACAGGATGataaagtgtgtgaatgtgtgggtTTACCTGCTCAGCGTTATCCCACTGTTCAGGTTCTCCTAGACACGGCGTGGGACGTGTAGACAAGAGGCAGTGGAAGGAAAACCCAAACACTCGATACACACTCCTCACAAAGTCCAAACAAGCCACAATCTCTTCTTCCAGCTGGatagaaagaataaaaaaaaagtcaagataagaacaaaaacagcacatgataatataaataatgGGCTAAACACAGCTGATATACAGGAACACAGAGTTAAGCACCAAGTATTTACTGAAAAACCCTCAACACTGCAATGACCCTAATAAGTATTTCACATGCTAGCATAGTAATGATTATCCTGTGGCTATGACTTCTATGAATTCATTCATACTTCAGTCAAAATCAGATAGAATCAGAATAACGCAGACTGCACAGTCTTACTGATGCACATATGGACGTGTAATGTTTGAACAGGACAAAGACCTTCATTCATCCAGGCCGAGGCCTCATGGAATGTCTCGGGGGTTATTTGCACAGCCCATCTAATGTTTGTAACACGGTTCCATGTGTGTCCCGTTTACAGTTTCTATCCCACTTACAGCAACTTAACAAAGCAGCTAGAAAAGGTCTGTACCTGCCCAGGTGTGCAGAAGATGTGAGCATCGTCCTGGCAGAACCTGCGAACTCGAGTGAGGCCTCCCAGCGCCCCGGAGAGCTCATTGCGATGCAGCGCCCCGAAGTCGGCCCATCGCACAGGAAGCTCCCGCCACGAGCGAACACGGTGCTCAAACATGAGGCTAAACGCGACAACGCACAGTTAGGCACTGCTAAAGCTCTGTCAGCACACTGGAGTGGAGGAGTGGGTCAGTGATTGTGTGCTTTTACCAGTGCGCAGGACAGTTCATGGGCTTGAGAGCGTAGGTCTGCGAGCCCTCTGACGTTACAGTGAACATGTTCTCACTGTAGTGATCCCAGTGTCCTGAGCGCTGCCATAATGCAGTGCTGTACAGAGTTGGGGTTACAACCTCGGTGAAGCCTCGCCTTCGATATTCACTCTATGAGAGAAGAAAGCAACATCCTGACATGAACTTTATATCTTCAGGGCACAATCCTCTTCATGTTTGAGAGACTCATGAGGTTTAGATGAATGTTACTACATTATTaagtaaatgaacaaaacactgaaaggAAAATAACAAGGTAAGCAGCATTTTCTATGACATGAACA
This genomic stretch from Anabas testudineus chromosome 16, fAnaTes1.2, whole genome shotgun sequence harbors:
- the tars2 gene encoding threonine--tRNA ligase 1, cytoplasmic isoform X1; amino-acid sequence: MAVRQLFTLGICPSAARATLLAHRRYSKVSPALSERLQVFESLREKRCSKERVEASEKPLIIQLADGRTVKGKAGVTTPLFVAQSVRVKGALVSKVNGELWELGRPLEADCELQLLGFDTLEGKKAAWRTGACVLAGVLERAFGAEVFREEASELGLYCDHVLDNSNLSFSDVEDRCKEAAALKRPLTRLELNIEEVQELFQDSKLRLQLVEQQMNGPYITVYRCGDSIGVCNEPLLPHTGLLKVFKMLQLSSVTLANHTESSGLMRLLGVAFPGEKDKDEWEKEQEAARRRDHRRIGTDQELFFFNDVSPGSCFFLPKGAHIYNTLTDFIKSEYRRRGFTEVVTPTLYSTALWQRSGHWDHYSENMFTVTSEGSQTYALKPMNCPAHCLMFEHRVRSWRELPVRWADFGALHRNELSGALGGLTRVRRFCQDDAHIFCTPGQLEEEIVACLDFVRSVYRVFGFSFHCLLSTRPTPCLGEPEQWDNAEQQLERSLQQFGERWELNPGDGAFYGPKIDIQIKDAIGRQHQCATIQLDFQLPIRFDLQYVGQDGQLHRPVMIHRAVLGSLERMIAILAENFGGKWPLWLSPAQIMVIPVGGNSESYAKQVVQQFHEAGFMVDLNEDQGATLNKKIRSAQLAQYNYIFVVGDKESESGTVNVRSRGGKQLGRRPTEELLTSLTQLRDSRSNENEF
- the tars2 gene encoding threonine--tRNA ligase 1, cytoplasmic isoform X2, whose amino-acid sequence is MRSASHTSSSAVCVLALLVSPALSERLQVFESLREKRCSKERVEASEKPLIIQLADGRTVKGKAGVTTPLFVAQSVRVKGALVSKVNGELWELGRPLEADCELQLLGFDTLEGKKAAWRTGACVLAGVLERAFGAEVFREEASELGLYCDHVLDNSNLSFSDVEDRCKEAAALKRPLTRLELNIEEVQELFQDSKLRLQLVEQQMNGPYITVYRCGDSIGVCNEPLLPHTGLLKVFKMLQLSSVTLANHTESSGLMRLLGVAFPGEKDKDEWEKEQEAARRRDHRRIGTDQELFFFNDVSPGSCFFLPKGAHIYNTLTDFIKSEYRRRGFTEVVTPTLYSTALWQRSGHWDHYSENMFTVTSEGSQTYALKPMNCPAHCLMFEHRVRSWRELPVRWADFGALHRNELSGALGGLTRVRRFCQDDAHIFCTPGQLEEEIVACLDFVRSVYRVFGFSFHCLLSTRPTPCLGEPEQWDNAEQQLERSLQQFGERWELNPGDGAFYGPKIDIQIKDAIGRQHQCATIQLDFQLPIRFDLQYVGQDGQLHRPVMIHRAVLGSLERMIAILAENFGGKWPLWLSPAQIMVIPVGGNSESYAKQVVQQFHEAGFMVDLNEDQGATLNKKIRSAQLAQYNYIFVVGDKESESGTVNVRSRGGKQLGRRPTEELLTSLTQLRDSRSNENEF